One region of Parambassis ranga chromosome 21, fParRan2.1, whole genome shotgun sequence genomic DNA includes:
- the LOC114426549 gene encoding protein FAM171B-like yields the protein MRLLCVCLLCALLLLRKNGTAAGEFTSTAGHPLHIDDGNFSEQHHMKQEPFQLQQQVLHAMPGSAFDLKVWVNDVLSRQYLSQAAVEVYVNYTRTNAAFTGDDGGVSLHVPYHAGWPITVVASKDSYISTMLPYKTKRMPIFSSVTISLLSLNQGNIWLFEDSVLITGKTSDALSQPTVRFPKSLLNLTHSSNVTSVIAYLTLPKLMSEQDGSLKTLGIMSSKSGYVSVELSPVAAVSVQLFSENKELHLSGPIQISIRVPDSCGLQSSNVVPAWFFNRTTGGWMRKGLGKIILVDGKLMWTFTAPHLGYWIAAPLSSTGGFFGFAVPFELILRHSFFLMVLFGGILVIIICLLVGLLYHCRRPPSGSEEAQKIRPVGKKDQITSTCDEESCSGNNSDPQDGMNHSFTERRDNQHNATYISMHNDDVISNPNAVAIALECNQLELNMNDLTHNTSDQVRVPASLADSLFFYNQPVAILHAPAFFQLDEQPEQVQRSKSATLPRAGASNSAGTEPLSNDNFTQTLLKGPSATPNQATETEDQLGVLAAKPTTTTSRIPFSLPESVSVPGTLNKMGGSRHSVHGLLGLTKTSPQPPRAWFVSLEGKPAAEIHYAVSEQQRRRRPVESRETSLDSGVDMSELNQTTGRRTVTLERNATFVKSKSSSKQSPPE from the exons ATGCGCCTGTTATgcgtctgtctgctgtgtgcgcTGCTGCTTTTGCGCAAGAATGGGACAGCGGCTGGAGAGTTCACTTCGACTGCGGGACACCCTCTGCATATCGATGACGGGAACTTTTCAGAGCAGCATCACATGAAACAAGAGCCCTTTCAGCTCCAACAACAAGTGCTCCATGCCATGCCAG GTTCAGCCTTTGACTTGAAAGTCTGGGTGAACGACGTGCTGAGTCGTCAGTACCTGAGCCAGGCAGCCGTGGAAGTCTATGTCAACTACACCAGGACCAATGCAGCCTTTACCGGGGACGATGGTGGCGTTTCACTTCATGTACCTTACCATGCTGGGTGGCCTATCACAGTAGTGGCCAGCAAGGACagctacatttctacaatgctgCCTTATAAAACCAAGAGAATGCCAA TATTTTCATCAGTGACTATATCACTACTCAGTCTGAATCAAGGGAACATCTGGCTGTTTGAAGATTCTGTCCTGATCACTGGGAAAACATCTG ATGCTTTATCCCAGCCCACTGTGAGGTTTCCCAAAAGCCTGCTGAACCTGACACACAGCAGTAATGTCACCTCTGTTATAGCCTACCTGACCCTTCCCAAGCTGATGTCAGAGCAGGATGGCTCTCTAAAGACTCTGGGCATCATGAGCAGCAAATCAg GATACGTCAGCGTGGAGTTGAGCCCGGTAGCAGCTGTCAGCGTGCAGCTTTTCTCAGAAAACAAAGAGTTACACTTGAGCGGACCCATTCAGATAAGCATCAGGGTTCCTGACAGCTGCGGACTTCAATCCTCAAATGTTGTCCCGGCGTGGTTCTTTAACAGAACCACAG gTGGCTGGATGAGAAAAGGACTAGGAAAGATTATATTAGTAGATGGAAAACTCATGTGGACTTTCACAGCTCCCCACCTGGGATACTGGATCGCAGCACCTCTGTCATCTACTGGAG GTTTCTTTGGATTTGCTGTCCCCTTTGAATTGATCCTGCGCCATTCATTTTTTCTGATGGTTCTCTTTGGAGGAATACTTGTGATCATCATATGTCTTCTGGTTGGATTATTATATCACTGCAG ACGTCCACCTAGTGGAAGCGAGGAAGCACAGAAAATCCGgccagtggggaaaaaagaccAAATTACCTCCACATGTGACGAAGAGTCATGTTCAGGGAACAACTCTGATCCACAGGATGGGATGAACCATTCATTCACAGAAAGAAGAGACAACCAGCACAATGCTACTTACATCTCTATGCACAACGATGATGTAATTTCGAACCCTAATGCTGTGGCCATTGCACTGGAGTGTAACCAGCTAGAGCTGAACATGAATGATCTAACGCACAACACTTCAGATCAAGTCAGAGTTCCAGCATCTTTAGCCGACAGCTTATTTTTCTACAACCAGCCTGTTGCTATTCTGCACGCTCCGGCTTTCTTCCAACTGGATGAGCAACCAGAGCAGGTCCAAAGAAGCAAGTCGGCCACCCTGCCCCGAGCGGGAGCCTCAAACAGCGCCGGCACCGAGCCGCTCAGTAATGACAACTTCACCCAGACTCTTCTAAAAGGTCCTTCTGCCACGCCGAACCAGGCAACAGAAACAGAGGACCAGCTTGGAGTTTTAGCAGCAaaacccaccaccaccacatccaGGATTCCCTTCAGTCTGCCAGAGTCAGTGTCAGTGCCAGGGACATTAAATAAAATGGGTGGCAGCAGACACTCAGTGCATGGCTTATTAGGACTAACTAAAACCTCGCCTCAGCCTCCTCGGGCTTGGTTCGTGTCGCTGGAGGGCAAACCTGCAGCCGAGATCCATTACgctgtgtctgagcagcagaggagacggAGGCCAGTCGAAAGTCGGGAAACCAGCTTAGACTCAGGGGTGGACATGAGCGAACTGAACCAGACGACTGGCAGGAGGACTGTGACGCTGGAGCGCAATGCCACCTTCGTCAAAAGCAAATCCAGCAGTAAACAGTCTCCTCCAGAGTGA